The Methanobrevibacter sp. genome segment ATCTTTTTTTTCTTTTTTTAAAGAAATAGGTGATTTGAAAATGGAAGAGTCTGAAATCATTTCACAAACCTTATTAAAATTAGATGGGTGGGTATTAGATGATACAGAATTAGCAGCTACAAAGTATAATAAGAAAATAGCTGCTGATGAGATCATTCATTTTTACGGTACTGCCAAAGATTATGCATGTGCATATACTCAGTTAAATGAAACTCAACTTATGCAGTTAATGAGTGTAGATACAGCATTAATCTTATGGACTGCCGGTTTGCTTTGGCGGAAATATAATATACGCAGTAATGATAATATTGATGAGTCTGTAACTATTGGTTATGGAGATTCACTTATTATTCAAGCTAAGGAAATGTTAAAACCCTCTAAGTCTTATGGTTTCTATGCATACTGAATTTTAAAAAAAAATCTTACTTTATTTTTTTTATGGTGTGAAAGGAGAATCTTTTTTATGGGTGCATGGGACGAACTTGACACAGAAATTAGTGTCGAGGTCGATACAACAGAATTAGAGGATTTAAAATTCCTACTTGAAACAGAGGACATTGATGGAATCTTTGATGATGCAGTTGATTATGTTGATAAATTAATCACAGGCATTCATGAAGGAAGTCAAGAAGGTGTTCAGGACATTGCAGAGCGAAACCGTAGTTTTCAAGACCAAATCATAAGTGAAGCATGCGACAATCCAAGTGGTATGTTAGCATCAAGCATTTATGCTGAGGAGGTTGATGAGTACACTTATCTTGTCGGTACAACCATCAATCACATTTACCCAATGGCCTTAGAATTCGGCAGAGGACCAGTTTATCCAATCCGTGCAAAAGCATTAGCATTTTATGCACCATCTGGTGAATTGGTTTTCCGTAAAAGTGCGGGTCCTGCTCGACCTCGTCCATTTGTTGCTCCTGCATTTGACCGTACAAGTCAGATTGCCGAGGAGATAATGTTAAGGAAAGTGAATATTGCTATTAATAGAAACTGATTTTTTATGTTGTCTACTGATAATATTATTTTTGATTTATTACTTGATGAGCAAACCAATAATCCTGATAGTTTGTTATCTGATTTCCTTATTCAGTATCCCAATAAAAGAGTTGCGGAAGAGTCTAACAGTATTTTTATTGCTTGTGTATCAAGTGAAAATAATCAGACTGGTTATGAGTTTTCACAGTTCCGTGACCTTGTTGAAATATTAATTGTTACAAAGCAAGGGGATTATGAGGAAGCTATAACCTTGATTAAAACTGTTAGCAAGGAAATTTGCCGTGTTATCATGAATAACATTGATAAATTCCCAAACAAACCAGTCATCAGGAATATTAATCCTGAGTTCAACCGTGATTATGTTTTAACAAGAGGTCATATCATGGTTCAATGCACAACCGAACCTGTTGATTTTACTGTTTCTGATGAGGATTATAAAGTTTGCAGAGTGATTTTGGATAAAATGAAACTGGAATGATTTTATATGTCAAAAAAAGAGAATGATTTTGATTATATAACTGAAATTGAAAATTTAGAAGTTCCGGACATGTTAAAAGTTGGATTCAAATTTTACATTGAAAGGAATGATCTAAAAATTCAAGATAAAAAGGAATTTGATAAAGTTCTTGATAAGTTCAAAAAAATTAAAATGGGAGATTAAAGGATTATTATGACTGCTAAGGTTCCAAGTGTTAATATTTTTTTAAAGAAAACACAATTGATTAACAGACCGGGAATGAGTGGTAAAATTGCAGTGATTGGTGCTTTTGATTCCACTGAAACTGACCCGCAATTGTTTGCTACTGTTGGTGATGCTCAGGAAGCATTTGGTACTGACACATCTTATAATGGTTGTGCGGTAGTTCCTTATTTGTTTAAAGGTGCATCTAGTCTTTTATGTGTTAATGTAACTACAAAAGAAGGTCAAACTGTACATAAAGACATTACTGTTGATAATTTAACCAGTTCTTTGGCTAAAATTAAAGGTGAGGACTGGGATATATTATTTATTGCCGCTCCTTTATCTGATACTTTTATTCCAATGATTGACCAGTATTTACAAAAATGTTTCCAGATGAAATTCCCTGCTGGTTATATCGGTGCTTTAACTGGTGTAAGTGATGATGCGAATGTTGCAAGTGCAGCGTTAGCAGGTGATTTCTGTTATGGTTTATTAACTCAACAATTCATTATTGGTGACTCTACTTTATCTGCATTGGAAAGTGCAGCATATTATTGTGGATTAGTCGCAGGTATGAATGTTGGTAATAGTTTCACCATGAAAACTGTTGAAGGGATTACCGGTGTAACTCCTGAGTTAAGTTTTGAAACTGGTGGAAGCGGTAAAAAGTTATTGGAAGCAGGTATTACTACTGTTAAATGTCAAGACCGTGCTAATGACCGTTATGTTGTTATGAATAGTGAGCAACCAAACGGTTATGACTTGTATATTAATCGTGTAAGGGATTATGTGGTGAAACAATTTGCATTACATGAGTTCCTTGGTGATAAAAACAAACCTAAGACTTTGAATGAAATTAAGCAAGAAGTGGACCGTGTTAAAGACTTATGCGTTAATACATTAGATTTATTAGAGGACATTAATTATAGTGTTGCTAAAACTGATGTTGATTGCGTGGAAGTTTATATTGACAGTCTCTTGTTTGCTGGTGTCATTACAACTATTAATGTGTATGTTAGAATCGAGGTTGAATAAGTATGGCTGATAAGGAAGTTATTATTAAAGGTAAAAAGATGATGTACGGTACAGGGATTAAAGCATCTCCTGAAACTAACTCATCAAGTACATCAACTTTTGATGGTGTCATTACTCAGGGTTCTGATAAAATACCATGGTCTATTGAGATTTCAAAGGTTAGGTATGAGGATATGGCAACTCATAAGGAATTGTCTGAAACTGTTGAGGGTATGTTAGCTAAACCTGAGATGGTTACTGTCCGTGAGACTATTCAAGCGGGTGACGAGGTTTATACTGTTGTGGATAATTTCTATGATTGTTTAACTGATGGTAATGACTATGAGATTAATCCTGATGAGCAGACTGTTGAGAATTTGAAGTTCCGTGCTGCTCGTAGGGAAAGGAAGTATGAATAAGAAACACTTTTTTTGGTGTTTCTTAAAATATTTTTTTTAAACTTTTTTTCTTATATGTTTAGTATACATATTTTTTTTATTTTTATATGATTATTTAGAGTATATCAACGATAATGGAATTGTCTTTTAATTAAAACAAGACATCACGATTAACAATTAACTTTAATCAAATGGAGGATTAATATTTATGGCAAAGAAAACTAAACAAGAAAAAGAATTAGAATACCTTTCACAAGAAGAGGAAATATACGATTTAGATGTATTAATACTTGAAGGCAAAGACACCAAAATCGACATCACAGTCGATTTCCCAACCAAAAATGGAATAAAAAAAGTCGGAGCACAAATAAGACCAGTTACAATAGAGGAATGGAATAAATCAGTCTTAACATTCAAAAGAAAAAAAACTGATTTAACAAATCTCATACTCAGCAAATGCTTATTCAAAAGAGATGGATCAGAATTCCCAAAAGACCTCATCTCATCAATGCCTGGTGGTGTGGCAGATAATATTTTCAAACTAATCTGTGAAGTATCTGGAATCAAACAAGATGAGGCAGAGCAAAAAGAACTGGTTAAAGAATTGGTGGGGTTTTAGATATTGAAAACGGACAGTATGGTTACTTGTCAGAATTATACTTGTCCGGTTACAAGCTAAACAATGGTGAAATGCGTGGTTTAACACCATTACAAGTTTCAAGTATTCATGCAATGAGAACAGTTGTTTGGAAATTTAAATCCAAACAAGATGCAATATTAACGGTAGGTTAAAAGTTATGGCTACAAATGAGTTAAATATTCGGATTAATACGGAAGCGGATAAAACACCGATTACTGATTTGTCAAGTGCAGTTCAAGAGTTGCAAGCTAATGCTGACAGTGCAAGTGCCAGTATGTCCGAATTATCATCTGGTGTTGATGAGATAGGTACTGCATCTGATAGTGCAAGCACATCTTTGGAAGATGCGGCTACAAGTGCAGATGAGTTAAGTAGCAGTACAAGTTCAATTGACAGTTCAGGATTAGATGATGCCGGTACAAGTGCAGATGCATTAGGTGATAGTCTTGATAATGCACAAACTGAGTCTGATGAGTTAAATCAAAGTCTTGGTGTAATTGAAGGTGCAAGTCTGCTTGGTGCTGCTGAGCAGATTAGTGGTATTGCTGCGGAGGCAGAGGGTTTAAGTCAAGAGATGAATACTGCATCAATTACCGTTGGTCAATTGGCTACTCAGACAGGTATTGCAGAACCACAACTCCGGAGTATGATTTCATATATCAGTAATGCTACATTCCCACAGGAAGAGGCAATGATGTATGTCAAGTCATTGGACCAGATTGGAGTTTCAAGTGGTAACCTTGCACAATCTGCTACTGACTTGGATAAGATTAATGATGCTTTTGGAATGGGTGCCGGTCGTGTAAATAGTCTCGGTCAAGAGTTAAGTGTTCTTGGTGTAGATATGAATAATGTTTCATCAAGTTTTAATGCACTGGCTTATGCTAATTCAAACACTGTTGGTGGAATGGACAACTATTATAATTTCCTCCGTAAATATGATGCACAATTTAAAGAATTAGGGTTCAATGTAGACCAAGCATCAGTAATCATTGCCGGTGCAACACAAAAATTCGGTGGTGGAAAAGCAGCACTGTCAGGATTAAATGAGGCATTGAAAGAATCCAACGGTGATACCAGGGCATTAGAACAAGCATTAGGATTACAAGCAGGAAGTATTGAAAATGCAACACAACTAACCGGACAATATGAAGGACAATTACAAGAACTAGCAAATGAGGAAGCAGAACACAAAACCCTTGTGGACCAATTAGGCGCAGCATGGGAAGATATGAGCTTAACATTTGCACCAATCATTTCACCCTTAACAAGTGTAATAGGATTATTAGGTCAAGTCGGTAGTTTCGCAGTTGGAATAAATGGTATTATCACATTACTGCAAACTTTCGGATTAACAAGTAAAATCGCAGCGGCAGGACAATGGTTATTAAATGCTGCAATGTCAGCGAATCCAGTTATGATTGTTGCATTAGCAATCGCATTTCTGATAGGATTACTTGTTTACTTATACTTTAATAATGAGCAAGTACGGAATGCTGTAAATAATCTTGGTGCAACATTTGTTATGGTTGGGCAAATCATATACACCACAGTTGCTAATTTTGTCAATTGGATCATATCTGGTTTGCAACAAGTATGGACTTATATCACAACACTTGGTGGTTTACTACCTGCAAATGTAGAATTAACCGGAAATCAAGTAATGGATACAATTATCCGTGTATTAGCATTTATCGCAACATTACCTGCACAATTAGGAATAATATTTATTAATGTCCTTGCACGAGCATTAGGTTTCGGTAATAATTTCAGTCAAAGAATGATAAACGGAGCAGTTAATGCAGTCAATGGATTCATGTCATGGATAAGTTCATTACCTGGAAGATTATTAGGTGAGTTAAATAAGATGTTGCAAATGGCATCAGATTTCGCAATGAGAATTGCAAACATCTTAACTGCTGGTGGTGCTGGAATGGTTATCGGTTGGATTACTGGTTCAGGTGAGCATTCACCGGGTCTTATGTATGATGCATTTGAAGGCGAATTAAAAGCAATGGAAGATGCACCAAGACGATTTAATTTTGATATGGGTTCTGTTGCAAGGAATATGGTTAATAGTTTTGGAACTCCAACATTTGATTTCAATACAACTGCTAATGGTACTGGTTCTGATGATAACAGTCAAGGCACAACAGTGAATTTAACATTAAACATTGGTAGTGTTGATAAACAGGAAAGAGTTGATGAAATAATTGGTGTTATACGGGATTATTTCATGTGGAATAATACAACTGCCGGAAGGAGTGTGTAGATTATGAATTATTTTAAAATTTTAGCTAAAAACCTTGTTGTTAATAATGATGTGAGTAATGCAATTAACTTGCATGTTATTAGTGATAATGGTTTTAATGTTAAACCTGATTTGAATATTAATATCACTGATTTAAACCGTGATGTTAATACTGGTTTACTGTATAAGCATTTTTTTAATAACGGCAGTACAGGTATAACTTTTGAAATTGAAGTTATCATTGGTCGTGATGAGTTATGGAATAATGTTAAGGTTACTAAACAATTATCTGATTGGATTAATAATATGGAACCGATTTGGGTTGTTACTGATGCTATTGACATTCCCAATGATACTTACATTATTATTGGTAATGATTCAAGGAAACAGGTTTATGATACTCATACTGTTTGGAAATTAAAGTTTATAACTTACACTCCATTAGTGACTTATAAATATAAAAACACTAATACTAATGTTTTAAAAGCATTAAAGAAGTTTGAAACTGCAAAATTACATTCAACTCCATCATGGAAGTTAAGTCAATGTAAAACAAAAAAATTGAAATATAAATTGAAAAATAAATGTGTTGGTTATCTGAATACTGTCTTGTCAAGCAAAGGGTATTTGTCCAAAAAGAAATATAAGGCAATGATTAAAAACGGCAAGGACACCACATTCACCAAGGACACTAAAAATGCAGTTAAGAAGTTTCAAAAGGCATATAATAAGAAAAAACCTAAAAAGAAACTCAAAGTCACTGGTAAGGTTAATGCTGCAACTTTAAAAGCATTATGCAAATAAGGGTGGTGTAAAGGTTTATGGCTTTAACAAAAACAGTTGAAAAAACTTATTATAATGTTAATCTCGTGCAAAACCAGTCTTATATTCTCATTGGTAGAATGGTAAATGCAAATGCATTACACTTAACTAAAAATGCAATAAATGGTATGAATAATATTCATTGGAGCAAATATCAGATAAAAGAAACTGATATGCGACAAAAAACTGCAACATTCACCAGTCCACAATATCTTGACCTGACAACCGGTGTTTTCTGTGTAATGATTATTTCACCTTATCATGAAAACTTTGGAGGATTAATCCTGAAAGTCGATTATGATGAGGACACTGGTTTATATGAATATCAATGTCAAGACTGGTCCCGTAAATATCAAGGCAAGTTTGAATTAGTGAAAGGAAATGCCAAACAGACTTATTACCAAGTATTAATCTTTTTAATGACTGGTGGACGAGTAGGCATTAACAAAGCAAGCACTAAAACAAGGAAAAATCCTGCATGGAAAGAAACATTATCCGGTCTGAAACCATTGACAATGTATGATCAAGGGTTCTGGAATAATGGTATTAAAGGCAATGTAATGAAAAATACCAGTAGGTTAATTATCCGTAACACTACCTATATTGAAGCTATAAGGGATATTATCTTTGCAAGTGGCCATTACATTGATGTTTATTTTGACCAGTATGGAATATTACATATTGAACCATTCAGCAAGGCAGATTGGTTAAGTGGTGGATTATACTTAACAACCGCAGAGGTTGCTAATAGGAAATTCACATTTGACACAACAAACATCATAACTGGTGTGCAGGTAAACCGCAATGATGATTTGAAAGTTAATAAGTTCTATTCCAGTCAAACATTACTTAAATTAGATTTATCTGCATTCTTTGGTGACATATCAACCAGTATTAATAACCCAAATGAAACCACTAAGATTAAAAAAACGGTTACTTCAACAAAAACCGTGGGAAAAGAAGGGTCAGGCATTCATGTATACATGAATACTGATAATATTAATAGCAAAAGTGCTGATAAAAAACTCATGAATGACATTGCCAAACTCCTCAGGAAAAGAGGATATAAGGTAACTGTCGGTGGAATAGGACCAAGTACACATTACAATGACATTACCAAAGTTAAAAAGAACGGTATTTATTTCACATTATATGGCGGATTATGTGCCGGAACACTTAAAGAGCAATGTTACAGCAGTCATTATCATAACATCTTAAAGAAACGAAATGCCAGTATGGTTATCGGACATTTAGAAAGACCCGGTGGTGCTAAACTAAACGATAAATTAACATGGCTTGTCCGTGCTCATGATGACAATTTTTCACCTTCAAGTTTTAAAGGTTGGAGTAATCCTCGTAAAAAACTATTAAATGCAGGTATAGGTATTGCTAATGGTAAGAATGCAAAAGAAATTGCAGCTCATTTCCCTGGTTTCAAAAAGAATAATCCAACTGCAAAAACTAAAACAACTAAAACTGTTGTTTCCAGTAATGTTGCAAATAATGTTGCTTTGGAAAAAGCTAAGGCATCTGAGCAGATTCAAGATAGTGTCCGTGACTTGCTGAAATTAAGCATTACTGTTCCGTTGGGAAATCCGGTTTTAAAGAATGTGCATACCAACATGTTTTTATGGACTGAATTGCCACAAGAGTTTGATTTAAGTAATTTCACAACTATTGCAAGTGTTTTAAACAGTAGTTATTCTAGATTTAGCGGTTATCAATTAAACAGATGGTATATTGAAGGCACAACCATTAACAATGATGGTAATAAATTCACAATGGATTTAGAGTTAAACCCGTTCGGAAGTTCAATCAGTAAGTATAAGGATAATTACAGGGCATTTCTGAAAGCATATGATGATGCAGTGAATAAGAATAATAAATCTAATAAAACTACATCACAGAGTAAGAAAACTAAGGTTAAAAAAGATAATGGTCTAAGCAAAAGAAGTGATGGTAAAGGACATTGTCATGACAGTTATTATCTTGCGACAAAATCCGGTAGAATTAACATTAGTAAATTACTGAATAAATCAGAATCTAAACTTGCTCAGGGAACCATTGGTAAAACCGGAACCAATTATCATAAGTTTGTTAAGAAATGCAAAACTGCAAAGGAAGTTTATAAAAAATTATGCACTATTATTCCAACAACAGTTCCATCTTATAATGATTGCAAGTACAAATGTGCATCTGATGCTTTCAAACACCCAAAGAGTTTAAATTGTGCTGAAAGAGCAAGATTGTTCAAGGCATGTTGTGATGTGCAGAATATACCTTGTGTTATTTACCATGTTGAAGGTCATTATCTAAATGGTGTTAAAATAGGTGGTAAATGGAAAACTGCCGACTTGTGTTATAGATCAGGAATTCGTCATAAGGAATACAACGGTGCAAAATTTAATAAATAATGAAAAGTGAGGTTGCATAGTATATGTTTGATAAAGATGTTGTTAAAAGGGAACTTAGAGACAAAGTTATTGTTAAAGAAACTGGTTCTGTTGATTTAGATGAGGTTGTTGAAAACTATGAGGTTGTTGATGGTTTTTATGTATTCCGCATTGGTGAGGACGGACATATTTTCCAAAACAATAATTTTGTTGAGTCTTGCCCTGGTTTATATGCCAGTGAACGAGGTGAGAATAGTGGAGGACATTGATGATTTAGGTACTGATTTCAACAATAACTGGGAATTTAAAGATGGAGATTTAGTGTTGATTTCTGATGAGGATAATCTCGTTCAAAGTATTCTTAATCGTTTGAA includes the following:
- a CDS encoding peptidoglycan-binding domain-containing protein is translated as MNYFKILAKNLVVNNDVSNAINLHVISDNGFNVKPDLNINITDLNRDVNTGLLYKHFFNNGSTGITFEIEVIIGRDELWNNVKVTKQLSDWINNMEPIWVVTDAIDIPNDTYIIIGNDSRKQVYDTHTVWKLKFITYTPLVTYKYKNTNTNVLKALKKFETAKLHSTPSWKLSQCKTKKLKYKLKNKCVGYLNTVLSSKGYLSKKKYKAMIKNGKDTTFTKDTKNAVKKFQKAYNKKKPKKKLKVTGKVNAATLKALCK
- a CDS encoding phage tail sheath subtilisin-like domain-containing protein, with the protein product MTAKVPSVNIFLKKTQLINRPGMSGKIAVIGAFDSTETDPQLFATVGDAQEAFGTDTSYNGCAVVPYLFKGASSLLCVNVTTKEGQTVHKDITVDNLTSSLAKIKGEDWDILFIAAPLSDTFIPMIDQYLQKCFQMKFPAGYIGALTGVSDDANVASAALAGDFCYGLLTQQFIIGDSTLSALESAAYYCGLVAGMNVGNSFTMKTVEGITGVTPELSFETGGSGKKLLEAGITTVKCQDRANDRYVVMNSEQPNGYDLYINRVRDYVVKQFALHEFLGDKNKPKTLNEIKQEVDRVKDLCVNTLDLLEDINYSVAKTDVDCVEVYIDSLLFAGVITTINVYVRIEVE
- a CDS encoding phage tail tape measure protein produces the protein MATNELNIRINTEADKTPITDLSSAVQELQANADSASASMSELSSGVDEIGTASDSASTSLEDAATSADELSSSTSSIDSSGLDDAGTSADALGDSLDNAQTESDELNQSLGVIEGASLLGAAEQISGIAAEAEGLSQEMNTASITVGQLATQTGIAEPQLRSMISYISNATFPQEEAMMYVKSLDQIGVSSGNLAQSATDLDKINDAFGMGAGRVNSLGQELSVLGVDMNNVSSSFNALAYANSNTVGGMDNYYNFLRKYDAQFKELGFNVDQASVIIAGATQKFGGGKAALSGLNEALKESNGDTRALEQALGLQAGSIENATQLTGQYEGQLQELANEEAEHKTLVDQLGAAWEDMSLTFAPIISPLTSVIGLLGQVGSFAVGINGIITLLQTFGLTSKIAAAGQWLLNAAMSANPVMIVALAIAFLIGLLVYLYFNNEQVRNAVNNLGATFVMVGQIIYTTVANFVNWIISGLQQVWTYITTLGGLLPANVELTGNQVMDTIIRVLAFIATLPAQLGIIFINVLARALGFGNNFSQRMINGAVNAVNGFMSWISSLPGRLLGELNKMLQMASDFAMRIANILTAGGAGMVIGWITGSGEHSPGLMYDAFEGELKAMEDAPRRFNFDMGSVARNMVNSFGTPTFDFNTTANGTGSDDNSQGTTVNLTLNIGSVDKQERVDEIIGVIRDYFMWNNTTAGRSV